The uncultured Cohaesibacter sp. genome window below encodes:
- a CDS encoding aldolase: protein MTDQAYREQLVELGASLFNRGYSVGSGGNISLKLPDGNFLFTPTNSSLGRLKADELSLVDPEGNHLGGHKPTKEIPMHMGVYEARPDCNAIVHLHSTYATAYSSIAGLDPTDAFTPFTPYFVMKVGKLLVAPYYKPGSPMLKQAARDAGLKASAFLLANHGAVVCGGSLIEAANAAEELEETMKLYFLLMSSNQSIRYLTSEEISELTPAKAP, encoded by the coding sequence ATGACTGATCAGGCATATCGCGAACAGCTTGTCGAACTCGGAGCCTCCCTGTTCAACCGCGGCTACAGCGTCGGCAGCGGTGGCAACATTTCCCTGAAGCTGCCGGACGGCAATTTCCTGTTCACCCCGACCAATTCCAGTCTGGGCCGGCTCAAGGCAGACGAGTTGTCGCTGGTGGACCCGGAAGGGAACCATCTTGGCGGCCACAAGCCGACCAAGGAAATTCCCATGCACATGGGGGTTTATGAAGCCCGCCCGGACTGCAATGCCATTGTGCATCTGCACTCGACCTACGCAACGGCCTATTCGTCAATCGCCGGGCTGGATCCGACAGATGCTTTCACACCCTTCACGCCCTATTTCGTCATGAAGGTTGGGAAACTTCTGGTTGCCCCCTACTATAAGCCCGGATCACCGATGCTGAAGCAGGCGGCAAGAGATGCTGGCCTCAAGGCCTCGGCCTTCCTTCTGGCCAACCACGGAGCGGTTGTCTGTGGTGGTTCACTGATAGAGGCGGCCAATGCAGCTGAAGAGCTTGAAGAAACCATGAAATTATACTTCTTGCTGATGTCTTCAAACCAATCCATTCGCTACCTAACCAGTGAAGAGATTTCCGAACTTACCCCAGCAAAGGCTCCATGA
- a CDS encoding DctP family TRAP transporter solute-binding subunit translates to MLNRKTFIASFIAGLVLPACVYAADIEYPKLSLKMSTTVGEQSNAAQMAQKFAEVVKDASGGKIKIRVFPSDQLSGGNMSKGVEMIRSGAIDVAYEPVDVMAVLDQRLLALSIPWAFTSYKEAEESLLGEGGDFIKGALRGQGIEALGFIHNGFRQLTNSKHEIRTPDDLKAMKLRVPGGDVFVNFFRVFGADPVAMSFSELFTALQQGTVDGQENGFDLITANKFYEVQKYITAWNYSYGSFALVFNKKTWDSFDENTQKLLKEKAAEINSIGNKNVEDGEKEKRAFLTDYGVKITDLTPEELQAFKGMLGDYYANVKQTYGAEACAALGIK, encoded by the coding sequence ATGCTGAATCGTAAAACCTTTATTGCGTCCTTTATCGCGGGGCTGGTTTTGCCTGCTTGCGTCTATGCAGCCGATATTGAATACCCAAAACTGAGCCTCAAGATGTCGACCACTGTTGGCGAGCAGTCCAATGCCGCCCAGATGGCTCAGAAATTTGCTGAAGTCGTCAAGGACGCTTCGGGTGGCAAGATCAAGATCCGTGTTTTCCCAAGCGATCAGCTCTCTGGCGGCAATATGTCCAAGGGCGTTGAAATGATCCGCTCTGGCGCAATCGACGTCGCCTACGAACCCGTAGACGTGATGGCGGTTCTCGACCAGCGCCTTCTTGCCCTGAGTATTCCCTGGGCCTTCACAAGCTACAAGGAAGCCGAAGAAAGCCTGCTGGGTGAAGGGGGCGATTTCATCAAGGGAGCCTTGCGCGGACAGGGCATTGAGGCTCTTGGCTTCATTCACAACGGTTTCCGTCAGCTGACCAACAGCAAGCATGAGATCCGCACGCCGGACGATCTCAAGGCCATGAAACTGCGCGTTCCTGGTGGCGACGTATTCGTGAACTTCTTCCGCGTCTTTGGTGCCGACCCGGTTGCCATGAGCTTCAGTGAGCTCTTCACCGCTCTGCAGCAGGGCACGGTCGACGGCCAGGAAAACGGCTTTGACCTGATCACCGCCAACAAGTTCTACGAAGTCCAGAAATACATCACCGCATGGAACTACAGCTACGGTTCCTTCGCTCTGGTCTTCAACAAGAAGACCTGGGACAGCTTCGACGAAAACACCCAGAAGCTGCTCAAGGAGAAGGCTGCTGAAATCAACTCCATCGGCAACAAGAATGTTGAAGATGGCGAAAAGGAAAAGCGCGCCTTCCTGACCGACTACGGTGTAAAGATCACCGATCTGACACCTGAAGAACTGCAGGCCTTCAAGGGCATGCTGGGCGACTACTACGCCAACGTCAAGCAGACCTATGGCGCTGAAGCTTGCGCTGCACTCGGCATCAAGTAA
- the otnI gene encoding 2-oxo-tetronate isomerase, with protein sequence MPRFAANLSMMYNEVPFMERFARAAADGFVGVEYLFPYDFEAEKIKEQLNENGLCQALFNAPPGDWAKGERGIASLPGREKEFRASIEKALHYAKVLDCKTIHIMSGNRVPLMLRDHQLSILKNNIALACDMALQGGVTIVLEPINLRSMPEYFLNRQDEAQAIVRELNRTNLAVQFDFFHCQIGEGDVTTRLMRDLPTIGHIQIASVPERHEPDAGELNYPWIFEKLDQIGYGGWVGCEYIPAGETSAGLGWFAPWKAGQKR encoded by the coding sequence ATGCCTCGCTTTGCTGCCAACCTGAGCATGATGTACAACGAAGTTCCGTTTATGGAGCGCTTTGCAAGAGCTGCCGCCGATGGATTTGTCGGTGTCGAGTATCTGTTCCCCTATGATTTCGAAGCAGAGAAGATCAAGGAACAACTGAACGAAAACGGATTGTGTCAGGCCCTCTTCAATGCCCCTCCTGGCGACTGGGCAAAGGGTGAGCGCGGCATTGCTTCCCTGCCTGGCCGGGAAAAGGAATTCAGGGCGAGCATCGAAAAGGCCCTGCACTATGCCAAGGTGCTCGACTGCAAGACCATTCACATCATGTCTGGCAACCGGGTGCCGTTGATGTTGCGCGACCATCAGTTGTCAATTCTCAAGAACAACATTGCGCTGGCCTGCGACATGGCGCTGCAAGGGGGTGTCACGATCGTGCTCGAACCCATCAACCTGCGCAGCATGCCAGAATATTTCCTGAACCGTCAGGACGAGGCCCAGGCTATCGTGAGGGAACTCAACCGGACCAATCTGGCGGTACAGTTCGACTTCTTCCATTGCCAGATCGGCGAGGGCGACGTCACCACACGGCTGATGCGCGACCTGCCAACGATCGGGCATATCCAGATTGCCAGCGTACCGGAGCGTCACGAACCGGATGCCGGCGAACTGAACTACCCATGGATTTTCGAGAAACTGGACCAAATCGGTTACGGCGGCTGGGTCGGATGCGAATACATCCCAGCAGGCGAAACGAGCGCCGGTCTTGGCTGGTTTGCCCCCTGGAAGGCTGGTCAGAAACGCTAG
- a CDS encoding TRAP transporter small permease, with product MPSFNGFVEKIEHLVCTATFAVMLFLTFVNVLSRFLLHMSLSFSEEIVTSLFVLASLAGASIAIRDRAHLGLDYFTSVASYTKQKFLAIVANVLGILMCCIIFYFGVYMVMGEYSSNQLSATMQWPEWIYGMTVPVGVGLLIYRYIYSIFEIVSGRDINFQEAGEAK from the coding sequence TTGCCTAGTTTCAACGGCTTCGTCGAAAAGATTGAGCATCTTGTCTGTACAGCGACCTTTGCTGTCATGCTCTTTCTCACCTTCGTCAATGTTCTCTCGCGCTTCCTGCTGCACATGTCGCTGTCCTTCAGCGAAGAAATCGTAACGAGCCTGTTCGTTCTGGCTTCTCTGGCAGGAGCTTCCATCGCCATCCGTGACAGGGCCCACCTCGGGTTGGACTACTTCACCTCGGTCGCCTCTTACACCAAGCAGAAGTTCCTGGCGATTGTCGCCAACGTTCTCGGCATCCTGATGTGCTGCATCATCTTCTACTTCGGTGTCTACATGGTCATGGGCGAATACAGCTCGAACCAGCTGTCGGCAACGATGCAGTGGCCTGAATGGATCTATGGCATGACGGTCCCTGTCGGCGTCGGCCTTCTGATCTACCGCTACATCTATTCCATTTTCGAGATCGTCAGCGGTCGTGACATCAACTTCCAGGAAGCAGGAGAGGCAAAATGA
- a CDS encoding Gfo/Idh/MocA family oxidoreductase, producing MSLYAKLVECERRNRPIRVGLIGAGKFGSMFLAQIPNTPGMDLVGIADFNPANAVTNLKRIGWKPEAYAATSFEDALKNRNTFITDSWEDLVKRPEIDVIVECTGNPVAAVEHCLESFKYGKHIVNVTVEADAFCGALLHQRAKENGVQYSLAFGDQPALIVDWVDWARGCGFPVVAAGRGHKWLPRFSESTPETVWNDWGLTAEQAEIGGLNPKMFNSFLDGSKPAIESTAVANSCDLQSPENGLEFFPSSMDDLPNVMRPKSDGGMLESKGVVEVASCLQRDGTPIDHDIRNGVWVVIEGDTEYIRRCFQEYGVRTDDSGKYCAIYRRWHLIGLEVGISVASVALRNEPTGTASFFNADVVATAKRDLQAGEMLDGEGGYTVYGNIQPAKKSVAARCLPLGLAHNLKLIKPVAKGQSVTWNDVEADTTLKAYKLRQEMENLFFGAK from the coding sequence ATGAGTTTGTATGCCAAACTTGTAGAGTGCGAACGCCGCAACCGCCCAATCCGCGTTGGCCTTATCGGAGCCGGTAAATTTGGCTCCATGTTCCTCGCCCAGATCCCCAACACCCCGGGCATGGATCTGGTAGGCATCGCGGATTTCAACCCTGCCAACGCCGTCACCAACCTCAAGCGTATCGGTTGGAAGCCGGAAGCCTATGCTGCAACGTCTTTCGAAGACGCTCTGAAGAACCGCAACACCTTCATCACCGACAGCTGGGAAGACCTGGTGAAGCGTCCGGAAATCGACGTGATCGTCGAGTGCACCGGCAACCCGGTTGCTGCCGTCGAGCATTGCCTTGAATCCTTCAAGTATGGCAAGCACATCGTCAACGTGACCGTTGAAGCCGACGCATTCTGCGGCGCCCTGCTGCACCAGCGCGCCAAGGAAAACGGCGTTCAGTACAGCCTTGCCTTCGGTGACCAGCCTGCCCTGATCGTGGACTGGGTGGATTGGGCTCGCGGTTGCGGCTTCCCGGTTGTTGCTGCCGGTCGTGGCCACAAGTGGCTGCCTCGCTTCTCCGAATCCACTCCGGAGACCGTATGGAACGACTGGGGTCTGACAGCCGAACAGGCTGAAATCGGCGGCCTCAACCCGAAGATGTTCAACTCCTTCCTCGATGGCTCCAAACCGGCAATCGAATCCACCGCAGTTGCCAACTCCTGCGACCTGCAGTCCCCTGAAAACGGCCTGGAATTCTTCCCGTCTTCCATGGATGACCTGCCAAACGTCATGCGTCCGAAGAGCGATGGCGGCATGCTGGAAAGCAAGGGCGTCGTTGAAGTGGCTTCCTGCCTGCAGCGCGATGGCACCCCGATCGACCATGACATCCGCAATGGTGTTTGGGTTGTGATCGAAGGTGACACCGAGTACATCCGTCGCTGCTTCCAGGAATATGGTGTTCGTACCGACGACAGCGGCAAATACTGCGCAATCTATCGCCGTTGGCACCTGATCGGTCTGGAAGTGGGCATCTCCGTTGCTTCCGTTGCCCTGCGCAACGAACCGACCGGCACCGCCAGCTTCTTCAACGCCGACGTTGTTGCAACCGCAAAACGCGATCTGCAGGCTGGCGAAATGCTCGATGGTGAAGGTGGCTATACCGTTTACGGCAACATCCAGCCAGCCAAGAAGTCGGTCGCTGCCCGTTGCCTGCCGCTCGGTCTGGCCCACAACCTCAAACTCATCAAACCGGTTGCAAAAGGCCAGTCCGTTACCTGGAATGATGTAGAAGCAGACACCACCCTGAAAGCCTACAAGCTGCGTCAGGAAATGGAAAACCTCTTCTTCGGTGCCAAGTAG
- a CDS encoding TRAP transporter large permease: MNSIILFGSFAFLLAFNIPIAVSLGLSAMVALFMAELPAEMIPINVYAASSKFALMAIPFFIIAGNVMERSGISERLILLAQRMVGHYRNGVAMVCVIVSCFFAAISGSGPATVAALGIILIPAMIRAGYRLPFATALMAAGGAIGVIIPPSVTFIVFGSISGASIGKLFMAGVIPGILMGIALILVTIFLTRKDEGIKPMPRATGAERWSAFKDAFWGLMMPVIILGGIYSGIFTPTEAAAVSAVYGLIVGMFIYRRLSWSELPTLFIRSASQTGVVMYVIICASLFAWVVTVDGIAMDIGDWLNELTQGNLYLFLLITNLILLAAGCVMDAVSAIYIFTPILLPVALKLGYDITAFGILLCVNLAIGLVTPPVGVNLFTACSISKISIKDLFGDVFPILVALLLVLALVTYFPAVSMAIPNLLGAK; encoded by the coding sequence ATGAACTCCATCATCCTGTTTGGCTCGTTCGCCTTCCTTCTCGCATTCAACATTCCGATCGCGGTATCCCTGGGTCTTTCCGCCATGGTGGCTCTGTTCATGGCAGAATTGCCAGCAGAGATGATCCCGATCAACGTTTACGCCGCATCCAGCAAGTTTGCCCTGATGGCCATTCCGTTCTTCATCATCGCCGGCAACGTGATGGAACGGTCCGGGATCTCCGAGCGTCTGATCCTTCTGGCCCAGCGCATGGTCGGTCACTATCGCAATGGCGTTGCCATGGTCTGCGTCATCGTGAGCTGCTTCTTTGCTGCCATTTCCGGCTCTGGCCCTGCCACGGTTGCCGCTCTCGGCATCATCCTGATCCCGGCCATGATCCGCGCCGGCTATCGTCTGCCATTTGCCACGGCCCTTATGGCTGCCGGTGGTGCAATCGGAGTGATCATTCCGCCATCCGTCACCTTCATCGTCTTCGGCTCCATCTCCGGTGCCTCGATCGGCAAACTGTTCATGGCCGGCGTCATTCCCGGCATCCTGATGGGTATCGCGCTCATCCTCGTCACCATCTTCCTCACTCGCAAGGACGAGGGTATCAAGCCGATGCCACGGGCAACCGGAGCTGAACGCTGGTCCGCCTTCAAGGACGCCTTCTGGGGTCTGATGATGCCTGTCATCATTCTGGGTGGCATCTACTCCGGGATCTTCACTCCGACCGAAGCGGCTGCCGTCTCCGCAGTCTACGGCCTCATCGTCGGCATGTTCATCTACCGTCGCCTGAGCTGGAGTGAACTGCCAACCCTGTTCATTCGCTCTGCCAGCCAGACCGGTGTGGTCATGTATGTGATCATCTGCGCCTCCCTGTTTGCCTGGGTCGTCACTGTCGATGGCATCGCGATGGATATCGGTGACTGGCTCAATGAGCTGACGCAGGGCAACCTCTATCTGTTCCTGCTGATCACCAACCTCATTCTGCTTGCCGCAGGGTGTGTCATGGATGCGGTCTCTGCGATCTACATCTTCACGCCCATCCTGCTGCCCGTCGCGCTCAAACTGGGCTACGACATCACCGCCTTCGGTATCCTGCTCTGCGTCAACCTCGCCATCGGCCTGGTTACACCACCCGTCGGCGTCAACCTGTTCACTGCCTGCAGTATTTCGAAGATCTCGATCAAGGACCTTTTCGGAGATGTCTTCCCGATCCTTGTCGCCCTTCTCTTGGTGCTGGCTCTGGTCACGTATTTCCCTGCTGTCAGCATGGCAATACCCAATCTTCTTGGAGCGAAATAA
- the otnK gene encoding 3-oxo-tetronate kinase, protein MYLGVIADDFTGGTDIAGFLVQNGLSVTQYIGVPEADCEEGGPDAAIISLKSRSCPVEEAIADSLAALEWLLAQGCKQIFFKYCSTFDSTAKGNIGPVTDALLKALDSDVTVMCPALPVNGRTVYKGYLFVGDVLLNESGMRHHPVTPMLDANLMRLTEMQSKGRAANIPVTTMDQGAAAIRAAIEQLVKEGFTYVVPDSLTNQNLIDLGEALIDMPLVTGGSGLGMGLARAIVAKHGLKAEASMEAGSPPGGKCIILAGSTSVMTNAQVERYIGKAVSKKVDVGRCIEDAAGYAGEVADWLTLHEKDDNRLAPLVYATTNVEDLQGIQKNYGAEASGAAVEHFFSTLAKLLELANYDHFIVAGGETSGAVVKSLGVAAFHIGPQIAPGVPWVRAVDKPISLALKSGNFGTEDFFLAAQEFFL, encoded by the coding sequence ATGTATTTAGGTGTCATTGCGGACGATTTTACGGGCGGTACGGATATCGCCGGATTTCTGGTTCAAAACGGACTTTCCGTTACCCAGTATATTGGAGTGCCTGAAGCAGATTGCGAGGAAGGCGGTCCCGATGCGGCAATCATTTCCCTGAAAAGCAGGTCATGTCCGGTCGAGGAGGCCATTGCGGACTCGCTGGCCGCTCTGGAGTGGCTCCTCGCTCAGGGCTGCAAACAGATCTTCTTCAAATACTGCTCCACCTTTGACAGCACGGCAAAAGGTAATATCGGCCCGGTCACGGATGCCCTGCTCAAGGCGCTGGACAGCGATGTCACGGTGATGTGCCCTGCCCTGCCGGTCAACGGCAGAACAGTCTACAAGGGTTATCTGTTCGTGGGCGATGTCCTTCTCAACGAATCCGGCATGCGTCACCACCCCGTCACACCGATGCTCGATGCCAACCTGATGCGCCTCACCGAAATGCAATCGAAGGGTCGCGCGGCAAACATTCCGGTCACGACAATGGACCAGGGGGCAGCGGCCATCAGGGCAGCCATCGAGCAGTTGGTGAAAGAAGGCTTCACCTATGTGGTTCCCGACAGCCTGACCAACCAGAACCTCATCGATCTGGGTGAAGCGCTCATCGACATGCCGCTCGTCACCGGCGGCTCCGGTCTGGGCATGGGCCTTGCCCGCGCCATCGTCGCCAAACATGGTCTGAAGGCCGAAGCGAGCATGGAAGCAGGATCTCCTCCCGGCGGAAAATGCATCATTCTGGCGGGTTCGACATCGGTCATGACCAATGCCCAGGTCGAACGCTACATCGGCAAGGCCGTTTCCAAGAAAGTGGATGTTGGCCGTTGCATTGAAGACGCTGCGGGATACGCCGGGGAAGTGGCCGATTGGTTGACGTTGCATGAAAAGGACGATAACAGGCTGGCTCCTCTTGTCTATGCGACGACGAATGTCGAGGACCTGCAGGGTATTCAGAAAAATTATGGAGCGGAGGCCTCTGGCGCAGCTGTCGAGCACTTCTTCTCCACGCTGGCCAAGCTGCTTGAGCTGGCAAATTACGACCATTTCATCGTGGCAGGCGGTGAAACGTCGGGTGCAGTCGTCAAATCTCTCGGGGTCGCGGCATTCCATATCGGCCCCCAGATTGCACCCGGCGTTCCTTGGGTTCGCGCGGTCGACAAACCGATTTCCCTTGCACTGAAATCGGGCAACTTCGGAACCGAGGATTTCTTCCTTGCAGCACAGGAGTTCTTCCTATGA